A genomic region of Mesobacillus jeotgali contains the following coding sequences:
- a CDS encoding pyridoxal phosphate-dependent aminotransferase has translation MQLASRVGALTPSTTLAITAKAKELKAQGKDVIGLGAGEPDFNTPQHIIDAAAKSMNEGFTKYTPSGGLPELKKEIAAKLKSDQGLEYQLNEIIVTSGAKHGLYTLFQVLLDEGDEVIIPIPYWVSYPEQVKLAGGNPVYVEGLEQNNFKITPEQLKEKVTDKTKAVIINSPSNPTGMVYSREELKALGDVCVGSGILIISDEIYEKLIYGNAEHISIAELSEELKKQTIIINGVSKSHSMTGWRIGYAAGNSKIIKAMTDLASHSTSNPTTPAQYATIEAYAGSQDAVETMRSAFEDRLEIIHGKLNEVPGISCIKPQGAFYLFPNAQEAALMTGCKDVDEFAEVLLTEANVAVVPGSGFGAPDYMRLSYATSLDQLEEAISRIHQFVESKS, from the coding sequence ATCCAATTAGCCAGCAGAGTGGGAGCACTCACTCCTTCAACAACTTTGGCAATTACCGCAAAAGCAAAAGAATTGAAAGCGCAAGGGAAAGACGTGATAGGACTAGGAGCAGGAGAACCTGACTTCAATACACCACAGCATATTATTGATGCTGCTGCTAAGTCCATGAATGAAGGTTTCACTAAGTACACACCATCTGGCGGTCTGCCGGAGTTGAAAAAGGAAATCGCAGCGAAGTTAAAAAGTGATCAAGGTCTTGAATATCAGTTGAATGAAATCATCGTAACAAGCGGAGCTAAGCATGGCTTGTACACCTTATTCCAAGTACTTCTCGATGAAGGGGACGAAGTGATCATCCCAATTCCCTATTGGGTTAGCTATCCTGAGCAGGTAAAGCTTGCAGGAGGAAATCCTGTCTACGTGGAAGGACTTGAACAGAACAACTTTAAAATCACTCCTGAACAATTAAAGGAAAAGGTGACCGACAAGACAAAGGCGGTCATCATCAATTCCCCAAGCAATCCTACCGGAATGGTATATTCCAGAGAGGAATTGAAGGCTCTTGGTGATGTATGTGTTGGGAGTGGAATCCTGATCATATCTGATGAGATTTATGAAAAATTAATTTATGGAAATGCAGAGCATATCTCAATTGCTGAACTTTCTGAAGAGCTTAAAAAGCAGACGATCATCATCAACGGCGTTTCCAAGTCCCATTCAATGACAGGCTGGAGAATCGGATATGCAGCAGGGAACAGTAAAATCATCAAGGCAATGACTGACCTGGCAAGCCACAGCACGTCAAACCCTACGACTCCTGCCCAGTATGCGACGATTGAAGCTTACGCAGGGTCCCAGGATGCGGTAGAAACAATGCGTTCTGCTTTTGAGGATAGACTTGAAATCATCCATGGCAAGCTGAATGAAGTACCGGGAATCAGCTGTATTAAACCTCAGGGAGCATTTTACCTGTTCCCAAATGCACAAGAAGCGGCTCTTATGACGGGTTGCAAGGATGTGGATGAGTTTGCAGAAGTATTGCTGACAGAAGCGAATGTAGCGGTAGTTCCTGGCTCGGGATTTGGGGCTCCAGACTATATGCGACTGTCATACGCTACATCTCTTGACCAGTTAGAGGAAGCGATCAGCAGAATTCATCAATTTGTTGAAAGCAAGTCGTAA
- a CDS encoding cell wall elongation regulator TseB-like domain-containing protein has translation MKKWIFFSILIVVTIVGILINVYLNAVEPVKAAEKEAVQIASEETNLSDFTNFSLYSGEETYYVMTGKNAKQEDVYVWINEKNSEVITRNAKNGITKKEALNKLYQEKNPNEIIEVRLGMARIQKTDRPAWEIFYRNNNDTINYYYVDFDTGEKLRAIDNL, from the coding sequence GTGAAGAAATGGATATTTTTCAGTATCCTCATTGTTGTTACAATTGTGGGGATTCTGATAAATGTATACTTAAACGCGGTTGAGCCAGTGAAAGCAGCAGAAAAAGAGGCTGTCCAAATTGCGTCAGAAGAAACTAACCTTTCAGATTTTACAAACTTCAGTTTGTATAGTGGGGAAGAGACTTATTATGTGATGACGGGAAAAAATGCCAAACAGGAAGATGTTTATGTTTGGATCAATGAAAAAAACAGTGAAGTTATCACACGAAATGCTAAAAATGGTATCACGAAAAAAGAAGCTTTAAATAAACTATATCAGGAAAAAAATCCGAATGAAATTATTGAAGTAAGGCTCGGTATGGCAAGAATCCAAAAGACGGACAGGCCGGCATGGGAAATATTTTACCGAAACAACAACGACACAATAAATTATTATTATGTGGATTTTGATACAGGTGAAAAACTGAGGGCCATTGATAATTTGTGA
- a CDS encoding YpmA family protein, whose translation MESKIEVVSTVKVQNSPDLYKIVDALNRTLKRDDLMFGLALDQDDQEKAIFTIYRT comes from the coding sequence ATGGAAAGCAAAATTGAAGTAGTTTCGACTGTAAAGGTACAGAACAGTCCTGATTTGTATAAAATTGTAGATGCACTAAACAGGACTTTAAAGCGCGATGACCTCATGTTCGGTCTTGCATTGGATCAGGATGATCAAGAAAAAGCAATTTTTACTATTTATCGCACTTGA
- a CDS encoding ComEC/Rec2 family competence protein: MKLLLAILAFMNWYYFPYESPSAPVEVEGVDVNLKRNELAFTFLAISDGEAALIQHANGENILVNTGGTGTFKELERLLALFHVNDLSTIILTANARQDNLDQIIQKYNVRRIFTGKAGNQALAEASIPTEVKVQSWKQGDLLKLMPGLTAEVIFDGSEEKEGTDISFQFFHHQIFYVSSASHASEQAFLAEPLKNVNIVKLPFFAAKGSFSDLLIEHLDPQLAVIFKSNSIKPDPDLVEMLHEAWIDVYFTKQHGTVTIKLTDSTYDVITILSEE, encoded by the coding sequence ATGAAGCTGTTATTAGCAATCCTGGCATTTATGAATTGGTATTATTTCCCGTATGAATCTCCTTCTGCTCCAGTAGAGGTTGAAGGGGTGGATGTCAATCTAAAAAGAAACGAATTGGCTTTTACATTCTTAGCAATAAGCGATGGAGAAGCCGCACTGATTCAGCATGCTAATGGCGAGAATATACTAGTGAATACTGGTGGCACTGGCACATTCAAAGAGCTTGAACGGCTGCTTGCTCTTTTTCATGTAAATGATTTATCGACGATTATTTTGACTGCGAATGCTAGGCAGGACAACCTCGATCAAATAATCCAGAAATATAATGTCCGGAGAATTTTTACAGGGAAAGCTGGTAATCAGGCTCTTGCAGAAGCTTCAATCCCGACTGAAGTGAAGGTCCAAAGCTGGAAGCAGGGAGATTTGTTAAAGCTAATGCCAGGGTTGACTGCTGAAGTCATTTTTGATGGCAGTGAAGAAAAAGAGGGCACAGATATTTCTTTTCAATTTTTTCATCATCAAATTTTTTATGTTAGTTCAGCTAGTCATGCTTCTGAGCAAGCATTTCTTGCAGAACCATTGAAGAATGTCAATATTGTCAAATTACCGTTTTTTGCTGCAAAAGGCTCTTTTTCAGATCTGTTGATTGAGCATCTCGATCCTCAGCTCGCAGTCATCTTCAAATCTAATTCGATTAAACCTGATCCGGATTTAGTGGAGATGCTGCATGAAGCCTGGATTGATGTTTATTTCACAAAGCAGCATGGTACTGTTACAATTAAGCTTACCGATTCAACCTATGATGTCATCACGATTTTGAGTGAAGAGTGA